The genomic DNA TTAACTAACCTTTTTACAAAATTGAACCCCTCTTTTTTACTCTCTGATATCAAAGCATTGATATCTACTTGAGAAAGATTGTTTATTTTACGAACCTCAAACATTTTTAAGCTCCTCCAATAACTTCCAATATGTTCTGGGACCACCGTTTACAATTACAGCGTGCTTAGGTACTTGAAATAAGACTAGAAAGAAAACGAGTATATCAACTGAAGAGGCCAATGAATTTAGTAGCACTAGTATTTTAACAGGAGTTGATAAAAGACCTAACCAACCTAGCACCAATGGTAATAGGATGGAGAGGAGCAAATAAGGAGCAATCGAGATGATAAGAAACCTAATTTTACTCATTTTCTCTTCTGTGATTACAAAACCGCCAAACCAACTAAGTCCTATATATGTTATTTTCGACTTATGAAAATTAGGAATAAAAACTAAATGTAATATCTCATGGATCACAACCAAGAGCCATAGAGCTCCAACATAAATTAAGTTGAAGTTTATTTCTACACCGTTATCTGATATTCCGAATTCCTTTAAAGTTAAAGGAGAAAGTAGATTCACAATCGAAATCGTTATCCAACCATTTAAAAACATAAACGGCAATGAAAGTAAAATAGAACTCCATACATTTTTCGGTTCTCGTAGAGCAATCCAGCTTTTGGTAAGTAACTCTCTCTCGACAGATTCATCAAAAATTGGGTATTTTCGACTGATTTTCATCTATACCCTCCTTTACTTTTGATAATGTAATACGAAACCACTGGTATGTTGGTTTCATTTTTCTAATTAAAAAACACGCGATTCTCCTGTTTAATCGCGTGTTAGTCTATATTTAAGTATTTATCAAGATAAGCGGTAAACTCAGAATAAGGTAGAGGCTTTGCAAAATAATAACCTTGTACTTCATCACACTCTATTGTTTTTAGAAAATTCACCTGTTCTAACGTTTCTGCTCCTTCAGCCAGTACTTTTAGATTCAGGTTATGACCAAGTGTAACAATTGATGTCATGAGGGTATCTTCTTCTTTCGGTATATTTAATAGAAATATCCGATCGATTTTTAGACGATGAATACTTAATTTCTTTAAGTAACTTAGTGAGCTATATCCTGCTCCGAAATCATCTAAGCTAATATGAATCCCTAAATTCTTAATATCTTCAAGTATCTGACTTGATTTTTCAAAATTAAACAGGCTTCCTTCCGTGATTTCTAAGTCTAATAACCTCGGTTCCAATCCCGTTTCTTTAAGTATTTCTTTAATATCCTGCAAAAGTCGAGGATGCTGAAGTTGTACCGAGGATAAGTTAACAGACACCCGTAAATCAAGGCCAAACAACTCATTTATCTCTACCGTTTGCGTACAAGCCTTTTTCAATACCCATAACCCAATTTGATTAATTAAATGTAATTCCTCCGCTAGCTGTATAAACTTCAATGGAGAAATAATCCCTTTCGTTGGGTGATTCCATCGAATGAGAGCTTCCATCCCAATAGGTTTCCCGGAAATTAAGGAAAGCTGAGGTTGATAAAACACTTCGAATTGTTCGGCAATGACAGCATGGTGAAGCTCTAGCTCAATGTCTCTCTTTTCATTGGATTCTGTAAGAAGCTTACTATTATATACCATGACTCTTATGTCATTTACTGGAGGAACATGTATCTTAGTTAAATTCGCATTTTTCCCGTAAAGTACTATCAAGTATATATCCGAAAACCAAAAGGACCAATGATAATAAAACAAATAATAAGGTGGGAGCTTTCCCAAACCGCTTAGGTGGTTCAGACAATTTTCTTTTTACTAGTTTCCTTGAAACTAGGACCACTGTCAAAATGGTAAGGAAATACCCAAAAAGAAACAATAGTATATGGATATTAGAGTCTATTTCTAGGGAGGTCATACTATTTTCCTTCTTTCGCTACGTACTAATACTCTTAGTATCGGTTGACCACTGAATTAATTAAGAAAAAAAGCAGATAAATTCCCCTGAATATAAAAAAGAGCTACCAAATTAGCAGCTCTAAACAAGGAATACTTATATATGTAGAGTCATAACAAACTGTTCTCCAAGCGAACCAATCACTCTTCTCCCCGTATCTTGAAATCCTACTCGTGCATACAGATTTTGCGCTGGGACATTTTGATGATTAACCCCTAGAACGATTTCGTCACAGCTTGGAAATTGATTTTGTATATATTTCTTGAGCAACAGTAATCCTTGTTTTGCATTACCCCTCCCCTGTTTTGAATAATCAATGGAGAATGCCGTTAATAGCATAGAATTGGGGTTATTTGAATATCCTTCACACGTGAAGTCGAATGGAAAATGAAAAAACCAACAGGAACGTCATCTTCTACAATCACAATCGGAAATTGTCCCTCTTGTACTTCGAGCACATGACTAGGCAAGGCGGTAAACTTCACTTGATCGTTAGGAAGTTCAAAAGAAAATAACCTCTCCTTATATTTAAGTTGGAATAGATCTAGACTGATATTTTTTGTTTGGCTCATTACTTCCTCCACTCTTCCTCAAGGATGGCGTAGTAATACTCATCCCACCACCCATCACCATTTGGGATACATTTTTTAAAATATCCTTCCCGTCTCATCCCGATTTTTTCCATTACACGATAGGAACCTATATTTTCAGGCTGACATGTAGCGATGATTCGATGTAACTTTAATTCCTCAAATCCA from Robertmurraya sp. FSL R5-0851 includes the following:
- a CDS encoding DUF3267 domain-containing protein; amino-acid sequence: MKISRKYPIFDESVERELLTKSWIALREPKNVWSSILLSLPFMFLNGWITISIVNLLSPLTLKEFGISDNGVEINFNLIYVGALWLLVVIHEILHLVFIPNFHKSKITYIGLSWFGGFVITEEKMSKIRFLIISIAPYLLLSILLPLVLGWLGLLSTPVKILVLLNSLASSVDILVFFLVLFQVPKHAVIVNGGPRTYWKLLEELKNV
- a CDS encoding GNAT family N-acetyltransferase, whose amino-acid sequence is MLLTAFSIDYSKQGRGNAKQGLLLLKKYIQNQFPSCDEIVLGVNHQNVPAQNLYARVGFQDTGRRVIGSLGEQFVMTLHI
- a CDS encoding putative bifunctional diguanylate cyclase/phosphodiesterase translates to MIVLYGKNANLTKIHVPPVNDIRVMVYNSKLLTESNEKRDIELELHHAVIAEQFEVFYQPQLSLISGKPIGMEALIRWNHPTKGIISPLKFIQLAEELHLINQIGLWVLKKACTQTVEINELFGLDLRVSVNLSSVQLQHPRLLQDIKEILKETGLEPRLLDLEITEGSLFNFEKSSQILEDIKNLGIHISLDDFGAGYSSLSYLKKLSIHRLKIDRIFLLNIPKEEDTLMTSIVTLGHNLNLKVLAEGAETLEQVNFLKTIECDEVQGYYFAKPLPYSEFTAYLDKYLNID